In one Bacillus sp. PK3_68 genomic region, the following are encoded:
- the thrB gene encoding homoserine kinase: protein MSTPVTMKVPASTANLGPGFDSLGLALNLYLTLEITPASEWHFEHRSPMLAGLPNDKTHLVYQAAEKTANAYGGTLPPLHIVMDSEIPLARGLGSSAAAIAAGIELADRYADLQLSDQEKLKIGNQMEGHPDNIGASLFGGMVAGVSFGEEADIVQLPVPDVDVVVLIPSYEVKTSDARSVLPDSFTRQEAVEASAVANVLLAALSAGNYELAGKLMEKDQFHEPYRLQLIKELPEARKLAHEAGAYATVISGAGPTILTFAPKGTASDILSVFRDQFTDCEVKQLDFHTGQIQYT, encoded by the coding sequence ATGAGTACGCCGGTAACAATGAAAGTACCGGCCAGCACGGCCAACCTCGGGCCGGGGTTTGATTCCCTCGGCCTTGCTTTAAATTTATATTTAACATTGGAAATCACGCCAGCTTCTGAATGGCACTTTGAACACCGGTCTCCGATGCTTGCCGGTTTGCCGAATGATAAAACGCATCTCGTTTACCAGGCGGCCGAGAAAACGGCGAATGCTTACGGTGGCACTTTACCGCCTTTGCACATCGTGATGGACAGTGAGATTCCGCTTGCCCGCGGACTTGGCAGCAGCGCAGCAGCTATTGCGGCCGGCATTGAACTGGCAGATCGGTATGCGGATTTGCAGCTGTCTGATCAGGAAAAGCTAAAGATCGGCAATCAAATGGAGGGGCATCCTGATAATATTGGGGCGTCTCTGTTTGGCGGCATGGTCGCAGGCGTTTCGTTCGGCGAAGAAGCTGATATTGTGCAGCTTCCTGTTCCTGATGTAGATGTGGTCGTTCTCATTCCATCTTATGAAGTGAAGACGAGTGATGCACGAAGCGTTCTGCCAGACAGCTTCACGAGACAAGAAGCGGTAGAAGCGAGCGCGGTGGCCAATGTCCTTCTTGCGGCGTTATCTGCTGGCAATTATGAGCTTGCTGGCAAGCTCATGGAGAAAGATCAATTTCATGAGCCTTATCGGTTGCAGTTGATTAAGGAATTGCCGGAAGCGAGAAAGCTTGCACATGAAGCAGGGGCGTATGCCACGGTTATTAGCGGAGCAGGCCCGACAATTTTAACATTTGCGCCAAAAGGAACAGCATCTGATATCCTGTCGGTGTTCCGTGATCAGTTCACGGATTGTGAGGTTAAGCAGCTTGATTTTCATACAGGTCAAATCCAGTATACATAA
- a CDS encoding ClpX C4-type zinc finger protein has translation MCTYDSIEKNSIAHTVNNTQPLDSCSFCLRSKEEEIRKLAMGPGVSICRECLGSD, from the coding sequence ATGTGTACGTACGACTCCATAGAAAAAAACTCAATTGCCCATACTGTAAACAATACGCAACCTCTTGATTCCTGTTCGTTTTGTCTCAGAAGTAAAGAAGAAGAGATTAGAAAGTTAGCTATGGGACCAGGAGTCTCTATATGCCGTGAATGTTTGGGAAGTGATTAA
- a CDS encoding YhdT family protein, with protein sequence MNKKVQGDSRFKIAKKEAWIGILLVVFNFIWWYGFAYGLGSGPAENYSFIFGLPAWFFFSCVVGLIVMIFLVAFTVKYFFKEVPFDEEGEKR encoded by the coding sequence ATGAATAAAAAGGTACAGGGGGATTCCCGTTTCAAAATAGCTAAAAAAGAAGCGTGGATAGGAATCTTGTTAGTCGTTTTTAATTTTATTTGGTGGTACGGTTTTGCATATGGTCTTGGCAGTGGTCCAGCTGAAAATTACAGCTTCATCTTCGGACTTCCAGCTTGGTTTTTTTTCAGCTGTGTAGTAGGCCTTATTGTAATGATTTTTCTCGTAGCCTTTACAGTAAAATACTTCTTTAAAGAAGTACCGTTTGATGAAGAAGGTGAGAAGCGATGA
- the panF gene encoding sodium/pantothenate symporter — MNMSVIWPLVVFLVLIFLVGIYASRHVQSSSSFIQEYFLGSRELGGFILAMTMAATYGSASSFLSGPGAAYNYGLSWVLLAMSQVATGYFVLMILGKKFAIMARRYQAVTLVDFLFARYKSQLVVILAALSIIIFLFSAMVAQWIGGARLVESLTGLSYTTALIIFAASVLIYVVIGGFRAVAITDMVQGLIMVAGTVILFVAALKAGGGMEKIMMTLGAENPNLLSPYGNDRSLTPLYVSSFWVLVGIGVVGLPQVAVRAMSYKDAKAMHRALIIGTIVVGVIMLGMHLIGVMARAIIPGVTIGDKVMPELAMTIMPDWLAGIVLAAPMAAIMSTVDSLLLLVSSAVVKDLYLHFINKEAEEKKVKKLSFIVTTIIGVVVFIVALQPPDLIIWLNLFSFGGLEAVFIWPVVLGLYWQRANGAGAASAMITGMVSYILFNTFYPNAFGMHTVVLPILLSLVTFIAVSLLSGRSNWKQA; from the coding sequence ATGAATATGTCGGTAATTTGGCCGCTTGTTGTGTTTCTTGTACTGATTTTTTTAGTTGGGATTTATGCCTCAAGGCATGTGCAAAGTTCGTCCTCATTTATTCAGGAATATTTTTTAGGCAGCCGCGAACTGGGGGGATTTATTCTTGCCATGACGATGGCGGCGACGTATGGAAGTGCCTCCAGTTTTTTGAGTGGTCCTGGAGCCGCTTATAATTATGGGCTTTCCTGGGTGCTGCTGGCGATGAGCCAGGTGGCTACCGGGTATTTTGTTTTGATGATTCTTGGAAAGAAGTTTGCTATCATGGCGAGAAGGTATCAGGCCGTAACCCTTGTGGACTTTTTATTTGCCCGTTATAAAAGTCAGCTTGTTGTTATATTGGCCGCACTCAGCATTATTATTTTCTTATTTTCTGCTATGGTGGCCCAATGGATTGGCGGAGCACGGCTTGTAGAGTCACTTACGGGTCTTTCCTATACTACCGCCTTAATAATTTTCGCAGCCTCTGTCTTAATTTATGTGGTAATTGGCGGATTTCGTGCAGTAGCAATTACTGATATGGTTCAGGGCCTTATTATGGTTGCTGGTACAGTGATTTTATTTGTGGCTGCTTTGAAGGCCGGTGGAGGCATGGAGAAGATTATGATGACTCTCGGAGCAGAAAATCCCAATCTATTAAGCCCCTATGGAAATGATCGCAGTCTAACACCGCTTTATGTTTCATCTTTTTGGGTGTTGGTCGGCATAGGTGTTGTTGGCTTGCCACAAGTAGCTGTCAGAGCAATGAGTTATAAAGACGCCAAGGCCATGCACCGTGCGCTGATTATCGGCACCATCGTGGTAGGGGTGATTATGCTCGGCATGCACTTGATTGGAGTGATGGCGCGCGCAATTATTCCTGGTGTGACAATAGGCGATAAGGTAATGCCTGAACTGGCAATGACCATAATGCCAGACTGGCTGGCCGGCATTGTTCTTGCGGCCCCGATGGCGGCGATTATGTCTACGGTAGATTCTTTGCTTCTGCTCGTATCAAGTGCGGTTGTAAAAGATTTATATTTGCACTTTATTAATAAAGAGGCAGAAGAAAAGAAAGTGAAAAAGCTAAGCTTTATTGTGACGACAATTATTGGAGTGGTTGTTTTTATCGTTGCTCTACAGCCTCCTGATTTAATTATCTGGCTCAATTTATTTTCATTCGGCGGTCTTGAAGCTGTATTTATCTGGCCGGTTGTTTTAGGCTTGTATTGGCAGCGGGCAAACGGAGCAGGAGCAGCATCCGCAATGATTACAGGTATGGTCTCCTATATTCTTTTTAATACGTTTTACCCCAATGCATTTGGGATGCATACAGTGGTTTTGCCCATTTTGTTATCACTTGTCACATTTATAGCGGTCTCTTTATTGAGCGGACGTTCCAATTGGAAGCAGGCCTAG
- a CDS encoding EAL domain-containing protein, whose translation MTVHVARQPIFNRKEQTVAYELLYRDSDGKHPGTSINGDEATIEVLANSLLNIGLDKLSRGKQVYINFTENLLLQHFPEILPAEKIVIELLEEIETTAGIKAACKELKAKGYTLALDDFLLRDENKELIQYANIIKVDFLDTAKAERDKMKRDMAGLPLIWLAEKVETREHLQEALDEGFDLFQGFFFAEPTIISAKSIPQFSGRYFVILHEVMSSEPNVYKIAKLIEADLSLSYKLLKLLNRTVFIQRKK comes from the coding sequence ATGACTGTGCATGTAGCCAGGCAACCAATTTTTAATCGAAAAGAACAAACAGTTGCTTACGAGCTGCTCTACCGCGACAGTGACGGCAAACATCCTGGAACGTCAATAAACGGTGATGAAGCAACGATCGAAGTATTAGCGAACAGTCTCTTAAACATTGGACTCGATAAGCTTTCCAGAGGAAAACAAGTATATATCAACTTCACAGAAAATTTGCTTTTGCAGCATTTTCCTGAAATTTTGCCGGCAGAAAAAATTGTCATTGAGCTATTAGAAGAAATAGAAACAACTGCCGGAATAAAGGCTGCTTGCAAGGAATTAAAGGCAAAAGGCTATACTCTCGCTCTTGATGACTTCCTTTTAAGAGACGAAAATAAGGAACTGATACAATATGCGAATATTATCAAGGTGGATTTTCTTGATACGGCCAAAGCTGAGAGAGACAAAATGAAACGGGACATGGCTGGCCTTCCTCTTATATGGCTCGCAGAAAAAGTAGAAACAAGGGAACATTTACAAGAAGCGCTGGATGAAGGATTCGACTTATTCCAAGGATTCTTCTTTGCTGAGCCTACAATTATCAGCGCTAAATCCATCCCCCAGTTTTCAGGACGCTACTTTGTTATTTTGCATGAAGTCATGAGTTCCGAACCTAACGTTTATAAAATAGCCAAACTTATTGAAGCAGACTTGTCTCTTTCCTATAAGTTATTAAAGCTGCTCAACCGGACTGTTTTTATTCAAAGAAAAAAATAA
- the trpE gene encoding anthranilate synthase component I, producing the protein MKTTEKMNYKLREMEGDMLTPIMLYHQMQGEKKFLLESSYKHEQSGRYSFLGMNPAAEYKAVGQEIERINHRTGTSESSFGHSLHQLKEMLSNRGTAEQPFPFFGGGIGYIGYDVMFLDEHIGESLEDELEMPDVHFMFYDTIIIYDHLLQKVTLAAVDLFGDRSEKELEETLLNLENCVNGASQPKQTEVLDHLSFAGNVDKEQFSQLVETAKQHIIRGDIFQVVLSQRLKAAFEGNPFSLYRRLRTSNPSPYMFYIDFNEYTVLGASPESLIRINGREVTTNPIAGTRPRGVNEEEDTALERELLNDEKEIAEHRMLVDLSRNDLGRVCKIGSVHLSKYQKIEKYKHVMHIVSEVTGELKEEIHPLEALSACLPAGTVSGAPKIRAMQIINDLESTKRGLYAGAVGYISSNGDLDFALAIRTMIVKGNQAYVQAGAGIVYDSIPEKEYEETMHKAKALLEVK; encoded by the coding sequence ATGAAAACAACGGAAAAAATGAATTATAAATTAAGGGAAATGGAAGGCGATATGCTGACGCCGATCATGCTTTATCATCAAATGCAAGGAGAAAAAAAATTTCTGCTTGAAAGCTCCTATAAGCATGAACAAAGTGGTCGGTACTCTTTTCTTGGAATGAATCCAGCAGCTGAATATAAAGCAGTTGGTCAGGAGATAGAACGAATCAATCACCGCACAGGAACGAGTGAATCGTCTTTCGGCCACAGTCTTCATCAATTAAAAGAAATGCTTTCTAACAGAGGAACAGCTGAACAACCTTTCCCTTTCTTTGGGGGCGGGATTGGGTATATCGGGTACGATGTTATGTTTTTAGATGAGCATATCGGTGAATCGCTAGAAGACGAACTGGAAATGCCGGATGTTCACTTTATGTTTTACGATACAATTATCATTTATGACCACTTGTTGCAGAAAGTAACACTTGCCGCAGTTGACCTGTTCGGTGACCGGTCAGAGAAGGAGCTGGAAGAAACGTTATTGAATTTGGAAAATTGCGTAAACGGCGCGAGCCAGCCAAAGCAGACGGAAGTGCTAGATCATCTTTCATTTGCTGGCAATGTGGATAAAGAGCAATTCAGCCAACTGGTTGAAACAGCCAAACAGCATATTATTCGCGGAGACATTTTCCAGGTAGTCCTTTCCCAGCGACTGAAGGCAGCATTCGAGGGCAATCCGTTTTCGCTATACCGGCGTTTACGAACATCCAATCCTTCGCCTTATATGTTTTATATTGATTTTAATGAATATACGGTATTAGGGGCTTCGCCTGAGAGCCTTATACGGATTAATGGTCGGGAAGTTACAACCAACCCAATAGCCGGTACAAGGCCACGAGGAGTAAATGAAGAGGAAGATACAGCGCTAGAACGGGAACTGCTTAATGATGAAAAGGAAATAGCTGAACATCGAATGTTGGTAGATTTAAGCCGTAATGACCTTGGCCGGGTATGTAAAATTGGGAGCGTTCATTTATCTAAATATCAGAAGATTGAAAAATATAAGCATGTCATGCATATTGTCTCGGAAGTAACAGGAGAACTAAAGGAGGAAATTCATCCCCTTGAAGCGCTGTCAGCTTGCCTGCCTGCCGGAACAGTATCGGGTGCGCCAAAAATCCGGGCGATGCAAATTATTAATGACTTAGAGTCAACGAAGCGCGGCTTGTACGCCGGAGCAGTCGGCTATATCTCATCAAATGGTGATCTCGATTTTGCCCTTGCGATCCGGACGATGATTGTGAAAGGCAACCAAGCCTATGTTCAGGCAGGAGCCGGTATCGTGTATGATTCCATTCCGGAAAAAGAATATGAAGAAACAATGCATAAAGCAAAAGCATTGCTGGAGGTAAAATAA
- a CDS encoding bifunctional anthranilate synthase component II/anthranilate phosphoribosyltransferase gives MILLIDNYDSFTYNLYQQIGSLGKNVRVIRNDEMTLAEIEALEPEAIVLSPGPGTPEEAGICIDVVRSFFHRIPILGICLGHQAIAAAFGAKIKPAKTIKHGKISLIKHNGKGMFQALAGPVPVMRYHSLSVDQESLPEKLEVLATSADDEEIMAIRHREYPVYGLQFHPESIGTKAGTDMIQQFFRQYRKEKNMKQYLLKLSDHQSLQETEMEAAIEEILQEDATDSEIAAFLVALKAKGETVEEIAALVNVLRQNALGIGKQLPGVMDNCGTGGDGSQSFNISTTSAFVLAGAGVKVAKHGNRSVSSKTGSADVLEHLGISLDYLEGETDELLEENGIAFLFAPHVHPRLKKIMKVRRDLKIPTVFNLIGPLTNPVHLDTQLLGIYRRDMLEMMANVLNRLGRKRAVVLNGAGFMDEASLAGENHLILLESGETKKMIVTPEEVGLPVYGLEAIRGGEAKENAEILKSILEGEKGARRDTVLLNAGIGLFANGKAKTIQEGIELARESIDSGAALSKLQYLIDYSKQRQKVRIPV, from the coding sequence ATGATCCTACTCATTGATAACTACGATTCCTTTACGTATAACTTGTATCAGCAAATCGGTTCTTTAGGAAAAAATGTACGGGTCATCCGCAATGATGAAATGACACTCGCAGAGATTGAAGCCCTTGAACCGGAAGCTATCGTATTATCACCCGGTCCCGGCACACCGGAGGAAGCAGGCATTTGTATCGACGTGGTTCGCAGCTTCTTCCACCGGATTCCGATCCTTGGCATTTGCCTGGGGCACCAGGCGATTGCGGCTGCATTCGGGGCGAAAATCAAGCCCGCAAAAACGATTAAGCACGGAAAAATCTCACTCATTAAGCATAACGGCAAAGGGATGTTTCAGGCGCTAGCTGGCCCAGTTCCTGTCATGCGGTATCATTCGCTTTCTGTTGATCAAGAGTCGCTTCCAGAAAAGCTGGAGGTACTCGCCACATCTGCGGACGATGAAGAAATTATGGCGATTCGCCATCGAGAGTACCCCGTGTACGGGTTGCAATTTCATCCTGAATCCATCGGAACAAAAGCAGGAACGGATATGATTCAGCAATTTTTCCGTCAGTACCGAAAGGAGAAGAACATGAAACAATACTTACTGAAATTGTCCGATCACCAGTCACTGCAGGAAACAGAAATGGAGGCGGCCATTGAAGAAATCCTGCAGGAGGATGCAACAGACAGCGAAATTGCCGCTTTCCTCGTTGCTTTAAAGGCAAAAGGGGAAACGGTGGAAGAGATTGCTGCGCTTGTGAATGTGTTGAGACAAAATGCACTTGGTATAGGGAAGCAACTGCCGGGCGTAATGGACAATTGCGGAACCGGTGGAGATGGCTCGCAAAGCTTTAATATCAGCACGACATCGGCTTTTGTATTAGCAGGTGCGGGAGTAAAAGTAGCGAAGCATGGCAACCGTAGCGTATCGAGCAAAACAGGCAGCGCTGATGTATTAGAGCATCTCGGCATTTCTCTTGATTACTTAGAAGGGGAAACAGATGAGCTTCTGGAAGAGAACGGCATCGCCTTTTTATTCGCGCCCCACGTTCATCCGAGATTAAAAAAGATTATGAAAGTCCGCCGGGATTTAAAAATTCCAACGGTTTTTAACTTAATCGGTCCATTAACAAATCCGGTCCATCTTGATACCCAACTGCTCGGTATTTATCGCCGGGATATGCTGGAGATGATGGCCAACGTGCTGAATCGTCTTGGAAGAAAGCGAGCGGTTGTGCTAAATGGAGCAGGTTTTATGGATGAAGCTTCTTTAGCAGGGGAAAATCATTTGATTTTACTTGAATCAGGGGAGACGAAAAAAATGATCGTCACACCAGAAGAAGTTGGACTCCCTGTTTATGGTCTAGAGGCGATCCGCGGCGGCGAAGCAAAAGAAAATGCCGAAATTTTAAAAAGCATTCTGGAAGGGGAAAAAGGAGCAAGACGCGATACCGTTCTCTTAAATGCCGGCATTGGCTTGTTCGCTAATGGCAAAGCAAAAACCATTCAAGAAGGAATCGAGCTAGCGAGAGAAAGCATTGATTCAGGTGCAGCCTTATCAAAATTACAGTATTTAATTGACTATTCAAAACAGCGGCAGAAAGTGAGGATCCCAGTATGA
- the trpC gene encoding indole-3-glycerol phosphate synthase TrpC: MSATILDKILAKKQEEVERLKQTFQVSIPKEKQEKRSLYTRFYESKKMNIISEIKRASPSKGDIHPDVDPVRQAKEYEQGGANAISVLTDEPFFKGTMSDLEAVRQNVTVPVLCKDFMIDAIQIDRAKAAGADIILLIAAALQQEQLTSLYSYAKEQELDVLLEVHNEEEMERALLIDADVIGINNRDLKSFVVDLGVTERLLQSYWHPEKVFIAESGIRTAADVERVKAAGAKGILVGETFMRSANIGQTFRELKISL; encoded by the coding sequence ATGAGTGCAACCATTTTAGATAAAATTCTGGCTAAGAAACAGGAGGAAGTCGAGCGATTGAAGCAGACTTTCCAGGTGAGTATACCAAAAGAGAAACAGGAAAAACGATCTTTATATACCCGTTTTTATGAATCTAAAAAAATGAACATTATTTCTGAGATTAAAAGGGCCTCCCCTTCTAAAGGAGATATTCATCCAGACGTTGATCCTGTTCGGCAGGCGAAAGAATATGAACAAGGCGGCGCTAATGCCATATCTGTTTTAACAGATGAACCTTTCTTTAAAGGCACGATGAGCGATTTGGAAGCGGTGCGACAGAACGTGACGGTTCCAGTATTATGCAAGGATTTTATGATTGATGCTATCCAGATTGACCGGGCAAAAGCAGCAGGTGCAGATATTATTTTACTGATCGCAGCCGCTCTCCAGCAAGAACAGCTGACAAGCCTCTACTCGTATGCTAAGGAGCAGGAGCTCGATGTGTTGCTTGAAGTTCACAATGAAGAAGAGATGGAGCGGGCTCTTCTCATTGATGCCGATGTCATTGGTATTAACAATCGTGATTTAAAAAGCTTCGTGGTCGATCTGGGAGTGACTGAGCGGCTATTGCAGTCTTATTGGCATCCTGAAAAGGTGTTTATTGCCGAAAGCGGCATCCGCACAGCTGCTGATGTAGAAAGAGTAAAAGCGGCGGGAGCCAAAGGCATTTTGGTCGGCGAAACCTTTATGAGAAGTGCAAATATCGGCCAAACATTCCGTGAATTGAAAATCAGCTTGTGA
- a CDS encoding phosphoribosylanthranilate isomerase, with protein sequence MKVKICGVQDVKTALYAKQIGTDAIGFVFAKSKRQLSAEQAKGIAAGLGKGPLKVGVFVNEELEKIESIADQASLDVIQLHGDEPPEFAKSLRLPVIKAFSFEKGAKLSDMLSYPADFILLDSPAGPYRGGNGTSFDWTLLEKESFDRSRLILAGGLNTENVEEAIGTVRPFAVDVSSGVETDGVKDREKIKQFIQTVKGVTKDDYICTTR encoded by the coding sequence ATGAAAGTAAAAATATGCGGCGTCCAGGATGTGAAGACCGCTCTATACGCAAAGCAAATTGGAACAGATGCAATTGGCTTTGTGTTCGCAAAGAGCAAGCGCCAGCTGTCAGCTGAACAGGCGAAAGGCATTGCTGCTGGTCTGGGGAAAGGTCCGTTAAAAGTCGGGGTCTTCGTGAATGAGGAATTAGAGAAAATAGAATCCATTGCCGATCAGGCTTCACTCGATGTGATTCAGCTCCATGGTGATGAACCGCCTGAATTTGCGAAAAGTCTGCGATTACCGGTGATTAAAGCATTCAGCTTTGAAAAAGGGGCGAAACTTTCAGATATGCTGAGCTATCCAGCAGACTTTATTTTGCTTGATAGTCCGGCCGGCCCTTACCGGGGCGGCAACGGGACATCTTTTGACTGGACGCTTTTAGAAAAAGAATCTTTTGATCGTTCCCGTCTGATTTTAGCTGGGGGACTAAACACGGAAAATGTAGAAGAAGCGATTGGAACGGTCCGTCCGTTTGCCGTAGATGTCTCAAGTGGAGTGGAAACAGACGGAGTAAAGGACCGGGAAAAAATAAAACAGTTTATTCAAACAGTGAAGGGAGTAACGAAAGATGACTACATATGTACAACCAGATGA